A segment of the Zingiber officinale cultivar Zhangliang chromosome 8B, Zo_v1.1, whole genome shotgun sequence genome:
gtttcactcagaatcatcccttctgagtggatctcgtgcaagatcacctgaagctcctagacttggctgatcaccgtcttggagtcaaccatcttgtagtccaggaatcggcccacgatgaacttctttgcccctgcatcctccgtcttgtatttctttgtccccagggcgtagcacagatggggagtgtatggttctgtggctgaaaggtccaagggtcgatccccggggtgtcactgcttggggttaacgtctccgccatgcactttccacctgtgtacctgcatttacctccctccatatccgtggaaccggctctaggggggccgctgatgtggcggttccacattttttgtccagggactcccacagctccttagccgttctcttcatgctatacacagcgtacagcgagtcggcaaggcagttgaggatatagtttcggtaaaggaactcagaatgagtccatgcctccattgtactgatggtttgcgcatcagcatcctcagtgcccttgggagggtcctcgatcaagaaccgagccagattgagcgtggtcaggtagaagagtaTCTTCtgttgccacctcttgaagttcagtccactgaacttctctggcttttccccatgactgattggcacattccaatcggggcggagggggcctgcacgtgttgagtctgttACAGCTCAACATTTCGTtccgtggccatctcaacagaatcgaatctgtttcaagattgttgcaaACCAAACAATCTATAGCCGGAGATTTACAGGAAATTAGCCGAatctaaatactcgaattaaattcaactcacgGTTAAGATGACCtgggcagataatctcaggctgccagcaggggctgattTTCTGACCTCAGAGTCTGAGCAATCAAAGCGTCCGAGCAGACTGAAGGATAGACAGGCAGAGCGGGAGACCGGTCGGGCAGATCAGAAGGGCGAGTGGCTGACCCAGTAGATGAAGAGTCCAACCGAGTGGACAAACAGAGCAgcggaccgaggcctgcgatcgatgcagtttccttgaaacagattcgtcccacctccgcgttgtgcttcgaggttttctcggaTCGTCTGTTTCCAAGATACAACGGCAAAACCACGAACGCAACCAAGCACTAgttgttcgtggcgaactgagaatgcatctgagtgctatcacaagtagtttagccgagcggatgcatgactgagagaaaagaatcggggaacgaaggtggaggaattctcttgctttTGCTTCGCTTTCGCTTTTTCTtcgctttgctcaagatccagcctccttatataggagctctcatcttgcctgcaataaatgatcaaattaggatcatttaatgctgagtttaatttcgtcattaataggtttaatgtcttcattaatgtcaagacgttacagaatcattattaatgagattaatgtcgccattaatactgagacgttacgaaatcatcattaatgagtttaatgccgctattaatgtcgagacgttacacatcacattaatgcttccattacacccttgagcaagattcaagtggcaatatgttggttcattcttttgggtaaattttacctcaaccggtccggcattcgacatgcgcaagtcgtgctcgcgcacgagtcaaccttggttcagtataatccgggccctggatttgcatccaccccctgcgcactcacgcgtgagagaatctctccccatgcatatgtttacaacgtCAATGCATGTGTCTTAATTTAAACCAgcaataaagccaagagacttctaatatGAGACTAAACCCATGCACAATAGAGTTTTTTcatctccacctctttattccattcacatttccaaccgATAGTTCTGCAAAGTTGTAAACTCCTGATTGCAAAATGACCTAAAATATCAACTCTGACAGAATTTGGAGGTATGCTTTGTATCAGAGATAAGAATACTTAATTTGATATGTTGTAATTATTATTCCATGAACCAAACACAGAAATACATATTTCTTTTGAAATACGTACTTCTATTTCATTCTTGTAAGTTCCATTTCAAGATAACATGAAAAAGGAACAAAAAAACTCAATGACTGAAACTGCAGGTGCCTTGTCAAACCGTAAAGTGAGAAGAACAAAAGGATTTTGCcataatattttactttgaaagtaGCTTTTGATAACAAGAATTCATTTTCTCCAagcaaaaaaattcaaataaactCAGTAATTACATATGGAGTCATAAGAAAGAGAAtgaacatcaaaagaaataatctGAGTGACGAATAAGTTAGAGAGAGTAACTTGTGATTCCAAAGATGAAGCCCTAAACTTTGTtaaataagaaaaatttggaAGAATAATGTCCGCTAGTTTTAATTTGGTCTGCCAATTAATTTTTAGTTTGCAGGAGAAGTTAATTGCGATCAGATTGGAAGCCAGTGTCAATGTTTGTTGATATCATTGAACAAAATTGTTTGCAAGTCCTAAGTCCTAACATATATAAGAAGCAATAATTATAGTATGCAATTGGTGCCCTGTTTTTAAGTACATTAAGCGAAAAAAAGTAGTGGAAATAAATATATCATTTCTAATATTTAACACTGCTCACCAACAACAACCAGATTCTTGATTCCACAGCcctgaagaagatgatgaagatttgTGGCAAAGAACGCACTAAAGCGTGTCTTCACCAACTTATAGTCTCCATCTGCAATTACAAGTCCATCAGCTAGCTCCGCACCAACGCAACCCTTTACTGCTGGTCCTTCACCATTCGAATAGAAGTGCCTGCGAAAATGTTCCACGTCTCTTCCAAAACGATCATGTTCTCGAACAACCTGCAACTcttaacattttctttcaatccaTGAGACTATAATACAAAGTTAAATTTAAGTAGTATACATGCATCAAAAGTTAGAGAGCAATGGATTAAGATTTATGTATCCAGAcggttggtgcaatatcccctgggttaaagttgatcaggttgactaagcttgagttggctcaaatttgagtcttgatgtttaggtttcgatgtttgacaatatatggagattgcaggagcaatcgtccgattggggagattgttgatacaattcccctctggtctagGACTGATCACTtagatgtgaagaaaagtcaagtaggtcaaaagtttgactggatacttgactgggaaagtcctaactggaggttaggcaggtgaaagacctagtgagtgaagttaggtagttgggaaatcctagtgagtgaagtcaagtgaaagacctagtgagtgaagctaggcaggtgaaagtcccagtgagtgaagcctaGCAGtgggaaaattctagtgagtgaaactaggtgcaagtcccggtgagtgaagtcggacagtggaaaaatcctagtatgtgaagctagatgaaagtcctgatgagtgaagtcagacagtgggaaagtcttggtgagtgaaccaggcagatggaaagtcctggtgagtggagccagaaagtcttggtgagtgaagccagaaagtcctggtgagtgaagtcaggcagatggaaagtcctaatgagtgaagctaggcagatgcaaagacttggtgagtgaagtcagacacgtggaaatctaggtgggtcaaggttgaccagacacttggtgttggaaagtccaagtggggcaaagggttgaccggacaattggtgaagaagtctcagcaagtcaaggttgaccggatgctgggcatgaagaagtcccaacaggtcacggttgaccggatgttgggtttggaaaccttggacttgagttaagcaagtcaaatgaaggtcaatcgatcagccgatcgattgaactgcgattcaatcgatcagccgatctattgAAGGTGGACTGCAATTGAAGGCTggtccaatcgatcaatcgattaggaagcaaaatcacgagcacagaatactacccaatcgatcagccgatcgattgggcaccgcagttgatcggtcgatcgattggaggctagTTTTCTCGCGCGATCTCGAGAGAAGCctgaattgatcggtcgatcgattcaggcagtttcCAACGAGCACAGAAGCGCtctgaatcgattagccgatcgattcaagtctcCCCAATCAATTGCTTAATCGATTGGAATGTGACCGTTGCGAAGGAAGCGTCGAGTTTAAAGCTGTCTTCCTCACAGCGACTAAAAATCACTCAAAGCTCTCCTCTCTCACGATTCTCACAGGttctcgccagttcttgaagcttcttggagcaaagtattgctgcacttccaaggtcaagaggcgttccacacaagaagaagaaattagttagggtttcatttgtgtaaaatcttgtaagattttctttgtatttgcttcttcttttcttcttgttgtattgaaaaattgtacaaggtttctccgccttcggtagttaccgagaaggagtatttttcttagtggagagtgcgtcgtgtgtggatccttggattagtcacctcttcttgaggtggatactaagtaaatctacATGTTAGCGTTGTGAGCCTTGTTTCGAGTTCTTTCCACTACGTATCAACAACACCGAAGCAAGCAAATGaagtgcgacgagctattcatcccctcccTCCTTCTAGCTATAAATCGACCCTAACACATACTAGGATAGTTGGAACTAAAATAGCTaaatgatgatgataatgattaTGCATGAACCAAAGAAAGAATGTATTCGACCTCAAACAGTAGTTTTGCAAGTATTACTTATAAAGTGCTGACATCCCTGTATACCAAGCGTCATAAAAGCTACTCCGGAACTCGAGTATCATTCTACAGTTCGATGATAGAAATGTGTAAAAATCAGACCCATTATGTTAACCATGCAACTAGAAGTTCTAGTGATCATCTTCATCAATCTCAATTGTACTTTTAGCACGGATGGTAATATCAAATAGGCTTCGATTTGCGGATAATGTCAATAATTGACACATCTTAAGCCAGAGTCCTTGTCCAACTCATTGTGAAATCTCTATCCTATATGGATGAGTACCTAGCTTATAGCCTACGGTCAAATGAACAGGGAGTGAAATCTCTATCCTATGGAATCACAATGGAAGAGAGTTAATAATGGAATAAAAAGTAAAATGAATGGAAGATATGAGATTATTCACGCCATTCCAACGCTAGCAGGTTATTGTCCTCAGATAGAGGAAAGTAGCCCACCACAATACTATACCTCAATTCTTCCATCATCTATTTGACATACATTCTTGTACAAGAACTGGTTATGCATTTAATTCACAGTAGTCTGCCAAAGAAGCAACCTAATTCATGAAAACGCGTAGCAGAAGTTTCTTATCTCCATTCTTCCCCCTTTCCCCAAATAATTGAactcacaagaaataaatgctacCCTAAGGTTCAGGTATTTTTCATCTACATCTCCCCGACTCGAATGTTGAGCAAACCCTTTGAATTTATACATCAGATcgtggataaaaaaaaataatcagaaGAATGGTGAAATATAGACAAATGATGATAAACGACGACGGACCCAAATCACCAATATGCCACGCTCCCGTGCTGCTGCAACGGCCTGGATCACGGTCGGGACGATGCCCTGGCCGCCTGCGACGGGAAACGGGCTCCCTCTCTCCGCTAAAATGAAATCCTTCTGCAAATTCATCCAAATAAAACCATAAATTGAAGCAAAAGACCAAATCAAAAGAGGATTCTTCGATTAGGTTTACCTGCATATCGATGACGAGCATCGCGTCTCACTCCATTCCGGTGCCGCCATCGCGGCCCTCGCTCTCGACTGCGACGTAGCAAGTAAGAAAGTACGCGCACACCAAACAAACCACTCATTTAGTCATTTATCCGAATCAAattatttccttttttaaaattatatatatatataattaaattaattttattttttatttattctttgttcaatttttttctagaccaattagAATAGGATAAAATTATGATTAGAGAAGGGGGAGAGATATGAGTAAAGGGGAGAGTATTTAACTATAACACaaacaaaaatatgatatttaatGGTAGGTTAATGACTTACACATTTTTTATTAACAAAACTGATCGTGATTAATCACAAGTAATACATCATATACATCACCAATGGCTAGCATCTAGCAAACATACCATGAATTGTGTACATCTAGCACGTAGTTAATCGATTAACCTTCCATAACATCATTGGCAATCAACCTTGAGCATAGCTTGCAATCAGAATGACTGCTAATGATGTTATGCCTTCCTCCAACCCTATACCCACTGCATGGCCGCATGCATGTGAAATACTTAAGTTCCTTGCTCTCCTCCACGGTCAGAATCCTCCAGCAAGAGAAGGAGCCCAGAAATCTGCACCATCGTCGCCTCCTACGTGCATGGTGAAGGACACTGGCACAAGGCACAGTCCTCGGCTCTTCAAGTCTTtcttaatttcttcttcttcctcttcctcttcctcttcctcttcctcctcctcctcattatTTCCCTGTTAAATAATTGAAAACATCATTTAGTGATGCGTTTTATATATGAGCACGCTTGTTCCTGTTCAGCTTAATTGTCTAATTATCCCCTGTTTAGACAGTGGTACTTTACTTTGTGTGGAGGGATTGCTAAGCCTAATTCATAATTATACTCACAGGCGGCTGCTGATGCTGATGCTGATGATGATATTGCTGCAGGTACGGCGAGCTCAGTGCCTACAAAGATATATTATAAACAAGAGATCGATCAATCCAACCTCCTGATTTTACAAGACACCGAtaactaaaatatatatatatatatatatataaataaacaatTCTGATGTAGCTTTTACTGCGTGCGTGCTGCATGCGCACCATCagctttttgttttaaaaaacacAGAAACGCTTCGCTTGCTTTCAGTGTACCAGTTCAGAGAGAAAGAGAGTAGAGATTTGACCTCGATTTGACTCTGGAGGAATCTGATGTACCCAATGGCTTCTTGCAATACCGACGCTGTGTCAGTCTAAAAAGGAGTACTCTATGTCAGCTAAAATTCTTATAATCTATAATCAATATCAAAATTTGATAATTATTGCGAGCTCCATGATGGTTGATAATTATATACACGCATAGCATTAAAAGATGCATTCAATACCTTGCCAAATGGCGAGACTAACTGGTGCAGTGCTGTTATTCTATCCCCCAGCTTCTCCTTTCTCACCTGTTATCATCACTGACCATTAATTTCCCAAAAGCAATTCTTTTAGCCAGCAGAATATCtagaaaactaaaactaaatatttatatATGAACCTTGAGACAAGATTGTGGAGAGGAAGAGCcttgaaccctagctttcttcAAAGTTGGAGCAGCTTCTGTGCTGTTTCCCTGAAATTGTGCATCACAAGTTTCAGAAATAGAGAATTTTCGTATGATCTTCCTGATGAATAATTAATAATTACCTCAGAAGAGTTATTATGGTCTGCGGGTAATTTGTGTCTACGCTTGGCTGAGAAATCCAACATGCTGTGGGTGCTGAGACTGGTGGTGACACAGGATCTGGGAGATGATGCTTGGAGAACAGTACTATTTTGTGTCCATGAGGATGGTCCATGGCTCTGCGCTTGATGATGTTGATCGTGAAATCCTGTAGCTGCTGTATGTGTTGCCACAGATGAAACCATCTGCTCATGTATCAATGGTTCTATTCCACAGTTATTGCTCTGATCAGTCCTCTTGATCAAGCCATGCTTCTGGTCTTCTTCCCCAATTATGAACCCTCCTCTAGATCGAACACACACAAATACATACATAAACAAAGAAACCAGAAACCCTAGCTAGTTAGATCTAACTGATCGATGACTGTAAAAGAAGAGGGTTTTTTGTTATTTTCCTTACAGCAAAAGTCGGCACCATGACTCTGGCAAATCTTGGCCGCCATGATCATGGTCTTGCTGCCACATCTCAGAATTGGAAGGTTGAGGAAGAGCCATGGAGGCGCTCAAGCTCCACCAAGCTGGAGCAGAACAGCCACTGGTTCCCTCCATCATCTGCCGCATGCATCACAGATTGGAGCTGGCTCTAAAACTAAACTGAACTCGAAAGGAGAACTGATTAGAATCTCCAAACTTGGAAGAATATGTTTTGCTACCGCTGCTGCACTTGATCAGTGAAGAAGAAGCTGATCAATGCATAGAGGTGTGGACACTTTTGTCCTCGTGTGCTTTTCTCTTCACAACTCCTCTTCCTTTTTCGATAAGAACAATTTTGGGTGcgatttatataaatatatatatttatataatttccTACTTGTGACTTTTTAAGCTGCTTTTGCTTTATGATAAAGTGGAGGAAAAGGGTGTGGCTGTGCATTCAGACATGGAGTATTGGGCTCTGATCAGTGCAGATATAATTAACAATATTAGTTGTTAATGATGTAATTAGAGTTAAATCAGTGAATTTCATATACTGCGCATTTATGCTCGGCATATAATTATATAAAAAGGCATACGAATTTATTCCCCGGGTTTCGTGGATACGGCAAGAACGGTTGCTCGCAAAATCCGTACCCTGCTTGCAATCTTTGTCGGCAGCCTGTTGTAGTTTCtaccttattatttatttattattatctatttgttttttaaaattattatatttatttattgtcTTGTCTTGTAGTGGTCAGTGTGTTATTCCTTTCGGTTTGAGGTGGTGTAGATTTGAGTTACTCATcgtcatgattatatatatatatatatgattttgcTGTCGTTGGGACAATAATTCAGTGTCGAGCCCGTGCCATTCAATTTCAACCTCCGGAAATAATGGCTCCTTTAAGGAAGTCAGTCAACTTGTTCTTGTACCTGGAGCTTAATTAAACAAAAATGGAGACAAATTCACTTTGCTCAATTTCCTCAATGACATTAATTACCATGTTTTATATTTCCTCAGGGCaggcgaggcgaggcgaggcgaggcgaggTGAGGTGAGGTGAGAGAGATGCCATGATGAGATCAAAGAATTAATgttcctttgatttaattatattttcaGTTCATGTCATTAGGAATCATCAATTTTGCCCCCTTTTTTTTTTGGGTGCAATGCCAACAAAATAACACATTCATTTTATGatcttatttaatattttatgcttgtgtataattttatccaaacctcatgaaaaatttgatatttaatttgaATAGAAGAGGAtatggaaagatttttaaaacctGATTAAATAATTGGATATAAGTATTCGAGTATTTGGGTATGGAAGCGGATTATTAGAAGTGGTTGTAACATTGCTCTTGAAAATCTAATAACATAATCAGTTTGAATTAAACTGTTTCTATTGTCTTACCTTTTCGAAAGACTTTACAACTACTCTTGCTGAATAACTTTAGTATCGATTTAAATAATTGCCATTATAAATCGTTCTTAATGATATAACTATTAAAAAAGTAATCTTGAAAATACTAATATTGAATACTTTTAACAGCGATTTTATGTCAAACGTTGCTACTAACTATTTATATTGCTCTAACTTTTAAGAACAATTATCAACTTGTTCCTACTGAATACTTTTAATATCATTTTGTGTAAAGTGCTACTATAAACCACTTCTATTGCTCCATTATTTTAGAATTAGTTTTCAAACTACTCCTATTGTATAATTTTAACATCGATTTGAATAAACCACCACTATAAATCGCTCTTCATGATGTAATTATTAGAAATAATCTTGAAACTGTTAATATTGAGTACTTTTAACAGTGATTCTATGTCACATGCTAGTTATTCTATGTCTAATGCTACTACTAATCATTTTTATTGTTCTAACTTCTAAGAACAATTATCAAATCGTTCTTACTAAATACTTTTAACATCGTTTTGTGTAAAATACTGCTATAAATTGCTTCTATTGCTctatattttagaattaatttttaaattgctCATATTGCATAGTTTGAGAATCGATTTACATTAATTGTTGCTATAAACCACTTCTAATGATACAaccattaaaaaataattttgaaactactGATAATGAGTACTTTTAATAGTAGTTTTGTATCAAACGTTGTTGTTAATCGCTTCTATTGTTCTAACTTCTAGGAACAATTTCCAAATTGCTCATATtgaattctaaatttaattatgaaatattttgtattttaaaattttaaaaagctTTAAAAGGATGTCAAGACGACATTGATATTATTTACCATTAGATTAAAACCGATCCAATAATTAAAAACTATTATCCCCTctatcctactcaatacattgaAATAGCCAATCACTCCATTTTCTTTGTTTCCTATTTAAACCACATGTTGTTCGTCCTTTTCATCGCATCCAACTCTTGATCTTCAAATCCTAATTTTGCACTCTCTCTTCCTCAGTTGTGCAATGGTCAAAATTAGATTTGATTGGTAATGTATACTTATTTTACTAGTCAAACTTAGCTTTGACTAGTAATGTATAATTTTTTTACTAGTCAAACTTATATTTGatcgataatatttaatttttttgttgaCTAAAGTTATATTTaactaataatatttaatttttatacttgttAAATCTATTTGTCGGTATTGTGTATTTTTTTACAAACTttggaaaatatttaatttttttataaccaAGGTTAGATTTGGCtgataatatataattttttaatagctAAATTTAGTTTGTCAGTAATGTTTAATTTAttgtttattaaaattatatttgaacagt
Coding sequences within it:
- the LOC122016223 gene encoding transcription factor bHLH68-like, whose amino-acid sequence is MRQMMEGTSGCSAPAWWSLSASMALPQPSNSEMWQQDHDHGGQDLPESWCRLLLGGFIIGEEDQKHGLIKRTDQSNNCGIEPLIHEQMVSSVATHTAATGFHDQHHQAQSHGPSSWTQNSTVLQASSPRSCVTTSLSTHSMLDFSAKRRHKLPADHNNSSEGNSTEAAPTLKKARVQGSSSPQSCLKVRKEKLGDRITALHQLVSPFGKTDTASVLQEAIGYIRFLQSQIEALSSPYLQQYHHQHQHQQPPGNNEEEEEEEEEEEEEEEEIKKDLKSRGLCLVPVSFTMHVGGDDGADFWAPSLAGGF